The sequence CAGCTCGTTAGCATGCATGTCCATGTTCCGAAGACATGCAAGCACGGCTTTAGCACGAGACTTGATGCTAGCAGCAATGACATTAGAGTCTTGCTTCACAGTGCTAGAATTTGGTAGTTCATGACGAACACGAGAATTCTGTTCTTCAAGATGCTTCACATCCAAACTGATGAGTTGAATCTCGCGGCGAATGTTATTAGCCTCATCAAATATGGCCTCCATCTCAGGGTCGGGGTTGCTCTCCCAGATACCCATATGACTGCTGGATGGTGAGAATGCCTGAAGGTGGCTTAGTCTGTCATTCATAACTggaaaaatctggaaaaaagATAAATTGGCATATTTCAAAATGCAGTGAGGCAGAGTGACAACacttctctcctcctccctcttaATCCTAGTTGCATGTGCTGGACCTGCTCAACAAGACAGACTCGTCTGCAGACCAGTTTTAGATTTCCAACATCAGTATACACAGTGGCCATTTTATTAGGCACAACCACATAATGTAGATAGGTGTTGCACCTGTAGCATCTGTTGCTACAGAcgagaaggggggggggaccgagagagagagagagatagagggagagagagagagagagagagacacgacCGTCTGTATGctaaagacacaaacacacaccactacagttCTATAGTCTAATGAAACATAATTGTTTATAGTTCTGTAAAAGACAAGTGTATTTGGTTGAAAAGTTTATTAACCTGTGTAAATGATTAACTGACCCTATGTACACAAAGTTTCATGCGGTGTTTGTACTACATGATCTACTACCGCAAATTAAATTACACCTTTCATTAAAGCAATGAAATTAGGTATGCCAagattacatttaatattgttcaatgaaaaaaaaaacttattctCGTATAGCTAATATTATACTCGTTAGTATGTCCTGACCCGAGTGCGTGTTtatgtacttcctgtttttttgtctttttccccTCGTCTTCATGCAACCAATCATTTGACTTGTTTGCTTAAAACATGTAGTGTGGATATACATAGTGTGGTAGTGAagctacataaacatatatatatatatatgtgcgtgtgtatacaGGATATATATTAATGAACTGTACTCACTTTTGTACGATATCATCTAGGCCTTCACCTTCTTCAGACAGGTAGCCGAGTCATGTGACATTGTGGGTGTGTTCGAGCTTCAGTCAGACGTTAGTAAATAAGCTGATTTACCAGTGCTATGTGAGAGGAAGTTCACAGTGTACATGACATATACATCAGTTCGTCTGTGCCGCCTGCTTTTTTAACTCCGCCCCAATGAACTGACGCGAACTGATGCTTACCTGTATATGTTTTTATACCTCTGgcatactttaaaaaaatgcagtaaCAAACACTAATAATTAATTATCATTGATAATTGAACTATATCTAATATTCGTTGTTTTACctgcaaagaaaaaatataagcatacttttttaatattttttacttgTCATATTTTACATTCAagagttctagtgaaaggaactcttaatgcttcagcataccaagacattttggacaatttcattctcccaactttgtgggaacagtttggggatgaccccttcctgttccaacatgactgcacaccagtgcacaaagctaggtccatgaagacatgaatgagtgagtttggtgtggaggaacttgactggcctgcacagagtcctgacctcaacccactagaacacctttgggatgaattagagcagagactgcgagccaggccaaaactgggacatctgcctttacatccACATACATTTAATGTGGAGTTTTCTCtccgctctttgcagctataacagcttcagctcttctgggaaggatttccacaggTTTAGGACTGTGTTAAtgggattttttgaccattcctctagaagcgcatttgtgaggtcaggcactgatgatgtacaagaaggtctggctcccagtctctgctctaattcatcccaaaggtgttctatcaggttgagatcaggactctgcgaaattcctccacaccaaacttacTCATCCATGtccttatggaccttgctttgtgcactggtgtgcagtcatgttggaacaggaaggggtcatccccaaaatgttcccacaaagttgggggcatgaagttgttcaaaatgtcttggtatgctgaagcattaaaagttcctttcagtggaactaaggggcaaaGCCCAATGCCTGAAAAACAaatcctgaattcaatgatttggaggggtgtgtgtgtgtgtgtgtcctatttCTACAGTTTATATTCTACTTCACTACTCTCGATActgtttttttctatttgtaAACCCAGAGGTGATGATATGAGCTTTAGATTTGTTTTTACGTTATAGCGACACCGTGTGTTCAAACTTGgaacttttgtttttatttttcttaatacTGGTCAAACTTTGGTTTTATTCCTATCATACCTCACATGTCCTATTCTTAGATCCTAAACTACTGAGGATGTGTGTTTGACAGACACTGCAAAGCTCTtctgtcgctctggataaggactgGTCTAAAGGTAACTATTCTGCTGTCTAAAAATATGCAGCTCGTCTTCATTCCACAAGAAAACTCACATTTGTAGCTATTTCCGCCTACAATCAGTGACGATCTTTTAAGTGCAGGTTTTGCGTAAAAAGGTGTGGTAACGCCCTGCCAcgcacgctctcacacacgctctGATAAGATACAGCCATTCTGTAGCTCACTAACCTGATCAACACATCATGATATAGCATCTGGAAGGGTGCGCACTGCTGACAGGTCTGGCACATCATAAAGGTATTGTGGAAGTAAATGTTTAATTGTACAAGATGTgagttttagatttttttttaattgcttggTTAAGTATAGCTGGTCTAATCTATAATTATAGACATCTCTCCAAAATAATTTTCACAAAAGTCAATGcttttgaatttctttttttatataattattaacaaCATATTTCTAACAGCATTACATTGAACATGCACTTAGGCAAAAAACAAGCCAACTTAAATATAATCAATATAGTGTGTTTTGATTTTCTGTCTGGGGAAACCAATAAGGAGCTTTCCGCTATCAGAAAATGTTCCATATAGAACCTcaaaaaacatgtacacacatttcTTAACATTTGCTTATTTCTTGACACTATTTCTGAACAAACATATCATCTTGCAAGACTTCTAAACTATTTGTGCAAACTAGTTGGGTGAGTGACGCCACCCTTGAATAGATTTGTTAAATGAAACTTGTTTTGTGACATTATTCTTTCAGATGTGAGTAGCACTTTACCCCATTCTTTCCATTAAAGCCagtcattaaaataatttacatataCTTAGTAAAAGTAATATTTTACAGACCATCGTTTTCTAGCCATTGTTTAAAAGGAGTCTTTATTGTCTACTACGTTTGACATGAATTTGCATTTTATGGAGTGCTTTTATCTAGTTCCTTAAATAACTATTTCAGGTAGGCCTGTTTGTTAACCTTATTAACCTGCCTTTTTTATCTTCACCTCAAGCAACCATGAGGGATAGACTAAGTCACTTACAGACTCTTTCTGCATCCAGAAGTAATCTGGAAGAGCAGGAATATGCAGAGTCAGTTTCAGACTCATTCAGCAATGTGGAACTGGAAGATGAATTCCATCAGCAGGCCATCGTCTTTGACAACAATGAGATGGACGCCGTGTTTGATGAAGCTCAAGCTACAAGGCGTGAGATTCAGCTCATCCATCTGGATGTAAAGCGGCTCAGAGAGCAAAACACACGCATTCTTAGCGAGCCAACTCGAACCAGCACAGTAAAGCGAGACTCCAATGCTATTGCTGCTGACATTAAATCCCGTGGGGAGGATTTGCTGAAACGTCTTCATGAGATGGACTCtcatgccaaagagctggaagAGGAACATGGTATCAATTCGGCTGTAGCCAGGATTGCTCGAACGCAGTATGCTGGCCTGAGTAACAGTTTCCGTAATGTGATGATGGAATACAACGAAGCCGAGATGAACCACAAGGAAACATGCAAGACGCATATCCAGAGGCAGATGGAGATTGTAGGGCGAGAGGTGACGGGTGAAGAGATTGAGGAAATGCTGGAGAATGGGCAGTGGAACATCTTCAGTGATAACATTCTCACAGAAGGCAAAACAGCACGATCTGCACTCAGTCAAATTGAAAGCCGACATCGTGACTTGCTGGAGTTAGAAAATCGACTCAAGAGCATCCATGAGGTGTTCCTGGATGTGGCCATGCTTGTAGAAGACCAAGGACCTATGATAGACTACATATTCACCAATGTTCAGAAAACTGATGCTAAACTTGAAGAAGTCCTGATTCGACTTGACCGGGCTAAGAGACATGATAAAAACAACCCATTCAAGAGGATGTTCTGTAGCTGCTTTCCATGCTACAAATAATTTTCTTGGGCAAAGATGTCTGAATTTtgattatgtgtatgtgtcttcaaCAATCCCTATTTGGCTAAGCTGAGGAATTACACGTATCTGTTCACATAGACAATTTATTTCCAATAGTTGGTATATGAACTTGGTCAAAAGATtagaatatatgtgtgtgtgtgtgtgaattaactGTATGACATTCATGCATGACCTTTAGAAATCTCTTTAGAAACTGCACCCTTCAAGGACAGAAGCTATGAAGTAGTCATACagtttaaaatgaagtaaacacAAGATTAATCATATATTTGGTATACTGGTTTCAGTGTTCTTTATTATTCCATATTTTTGAAATAGAATTGTATTTCACAGTTAATGCACTGTGCAGTATAAGCTACGCTGACCTATGTCCAAACATGAAGAGATAAACTAAAATCAAAACAGGTGATTTTTAGACCTTATTATGGACATGTATATGCCAATATCCCTAGTTTCTGAGGCTGGATATTACTCTACAGTAGCAGTTCAAATATTAAACGTggtaagtcagtgtgtttttggCTCTGGTCTTCCCACACACTATTCCCTTTTTAAACTGCCCCTTGCTTGGAAAAAAGCtagaatttattcatttttaaaacgaGAGTGGGATTTTCTCAAGTCAGATTAGTTTTATTTCAGAGGAGTTGTTTTACCAACTGAAATATTTTACCACCTGAGAATAATCCAGAATGTGATTCTGTGTTTATGTATATCATCAGAGCTTCCCCATCAGTAACAgtaaattgtattattttatccaGTATCATGATATGTAGTTACCCCTAACCCTTCAGCTATAAGCCCAACTTCTAGCTATAATTAACTAGAATGCTAAAGGTAGTGTAGCATTCTATATGCTTCCTCTGCTATACCTCTGGATTCCTATTTTTAATCTAAATATGCTGGCATATTTTTAATCTAAATATGCTGGCATACTAACCCACTGTCAAGATATCATTTTATGGAACATTCTAAACCACACAAACCACACGATATCCTAAAGTAactcttattttgtttttggccTAGTAAACTAGGCTGTCGAACTGGTACATACCACACATACCTTTTAAATCAGATAAATATGTATGACATTTAGGCCAATATCTGCACACAATCAGCATTACCATATTACAAGAACATACTTGTTCCATCTCCCAAAAGGAAATTCAAAATTTAATCACATCAAAGAAGCATGCAGATCTTTACACTTAAAAAGGACGGAGAATTGTAAAAATCTAAGGTATGTTAACATAAAAATGTGGCAGTGTAGCAGGTACAAAAGtttctcatttgtttcattTGCTCAATGGCCTGTTGAATATTACTGGAGAGGACTGAACAACCATACAGCCATGAAGGAGATACAGCTTTCCATCATCAGACAGTCATCTAGGAGAAAAAagcaaactggacagctgaagtcTAATTTCCTGGCAGGAGAAGTGAATTCGAAAAGATTTTCAAGCTACAAATATGCTAAACATGCAGAAGAAAGAGCAGATCCATGATAGAAAAGCCCTGAGCTAAGATCACTATAACTATCATATCTTGAACACCCAAATCATGAGGAAGTCAAAcaattattttgcttttttttttggaatgggTGTTTTTGATGTATAGATTTTATGATGCATATGCAGATATGAAAAAATATCTAAAGACATATATACTATAAATAGGCACTAATACATATTTAATGGTTTGATTAAACTCTGGACATATAGGAATTTTTAAACAGTAAATACCACCATCAAGCTCccctacaaacaaacaaacacacaaacaaacaaaaacagacaacaTTGTGAAATCAGTTGATTCACATATGTGGTTCTGAAAAGGCCAGAAGGTGCTCTCTTGAAATATGTTCAAAGCATTGGGTTAGAATAACAAGTGCCAGGCTAATCATGTCTGAATCCTGTAGTTTCCCTTTCCCCATTCTTCTCATGACCAACTTGAATCCCAACTAAACCTGTTCTGTTGTCTTCTTTTGTCTCACATGTTAAAGTAGCACTGCCAGCACAATCATATGACCAAACCTGTGACTTACACCTGTGCTACACTCTTATAGACAAAGACCAGAACCCTTAAGGGTTTATTTTCAGGATAGGGCAGTGCAGTCAGTCTTAATAATacaatgaagaaacaaacattAATCTGCCTATTCCTTGTCTTTAGACATCAGTACAGCAAAAAACCAGACTAGAAGCCATCTCAGTTTTATTGCATGATACCATAATATCTTTAAACAACCTTGctctaatacaaaaaaatagcTTTATTCCTTGCCCAGCAAATGATGCTATTTTGCCTCAGTCTGGAGTGGTATATTAATAGAGCTCATTTCAATTTGATTTCATAGACACCAACTGCATTAATATGTGTTGTAACAGTAACTGCACTGAGCTACTTAAATAATCTCACCGTGTGATTAGATTAGAATAGATTACATTCTTTCTCATTTACACTAAATTTTTGTTCTTAATGAAAAATGTCTCAGGTAATGCGTGAATATTTACCACATCCTAACATATGCACTATTTAAACAGTTCTGTTTTCATTTATGTGaatttatttcttctctttaacttAAATTTTCAGGACAATGTTTGGGCACTTAACTCAAGCTTATTATTtttcaatcaaccaatcaatcaattgATTGATCGATCgaccaatcaaccaaccaaccaacccatcaaccaaccaaccaaccaatcaatcattcaatcaatcCGTTGTCTTGACAACTTGTGAGATGAAACAAATGTTATCTACAAGTTGAATTTACTCACATTTTTAGGCAGCATGTGTGGTTTTGTTTCTAAATGTAACCATCTTGAAATGTATAAAGGTTTCTTTGGTTTGTCTATAAACGTTCAAGCTCAATTAGGGTTTCCTTTTTTATATAGAatggtaatatatatataaatggtgAGTCAAAAAACCATAATTGAGACAATGACACATAACTGAGATAAACATCAACGCTGACCCTGAGACAGTCTGTTTAAGATGCAGTTTATTTATAGCTGCCCAATATCAATAAATGAATCTGTCGTGATTTCAGAGAACGATAAATAATTTGAAAACATAGTGAGTGAAAAAATCCAGTCACACCGCTGCGGCGGAGCCCACGCGAGTTTCCCCGCAGACTCGATTACGGGACGTCCGCTTCTGACATACTCACGTGCGCGCGCTCCACAGGGGGAGCCCCGCCCCTTCTGCACACGAAACATTTAAGAAAATTCGCGGGCGAGAGTCAGTCTGCACCCTTCTGACAAACACCAAACCCCTGAACTCTGCAGAGAGGTAAGGACAGGCCATTCTAGAGAAATGACTAATTTTAGTATGTAAAAGTTTATATGCATGTCTAAATAGACCAAATCGCTTGTTTGGCATAgatttgcatatatatatatatatatatatatatatatatatatatatatatatatatatatatatatatatatatatatatatatatatatatatatatacacatatgatGCATGGTgttatatgatatatgatatatgatatatatatatatagtgccaATTCTGATGTATCTCGTAGATAAAATCGATATAAAAAGAAAACGTTGCTTAACATTAATAGGCAGGTGTTCCTGACCACGTTAACACTGAGGTTGACGATTTATGGGCTTTGGATCAAAATGGACATAAAGATTATCAAGAGGAAACATTCTTGGTTCTAAATGAAGTTAGGGTTCTTTTAGGAAACGGAGTTTTTACGCAATCTGATATTTTTTGGTGATGCATGTGTAGATGTGCTCGGATGGAGAACGCGCGGCGCTGGGCAGCTCAGGAAACGGCAAGCTGCGCCAGTGGCTCATTGATCAGGTGGACACCGGTAAATACCCGGGACTCGTGTGGGAGAACGAAGAAAAGAGTGTGTTTCGGATCCCGTGGAAGCACGCGGGGAAACAGGACTATAACCGGGATGAGGACGCAGCACTCTTCAAGGTAGAATTAAACGAGAGGAAAAATGACTAAAGAGAATACGATCATAGTGCATCAAACTTTAGACCAGGttggagagtgatggagaaaaTGATTATGCATGCCGAGTGATTGCGCGCACGTTTTCGTCCTTTTCCGTAGGCTTGGGCGCTGTTCAAAGGCAAATACCGGGAGGGCATCGACAAACCGGACCCCCCCACGTGGAAAACGCGTCTTCGTTGTGCACTTAACAAGAGCAACGACTTCGAGGAGCTGCTCGAACGCAGTCAGCTTGACATTTCGGACCCTTATAAAGTTTACCGGATCGTTCCTGAAGGCGCCAAAAAAGGCAAGTCATGTGCAAAGCGACGCGCGCGCTCGCGCACACACGTCTCCATTCTACAGACTCCATTAACATGTGTTTCGCCACAGTGATTGTTACAtctatgattttatatattttgtttttcattactAATACAGCTTCCAGATCTCTAGAGGATACAACATCGAACCCAAGTCCTCCAAGTTATCCACTACATACTTCCTATCCGCCTATTCAGAGTCAGGTAAGCGTTAATGTTAGACTAATAAACACTTTCACATGCTACTTATTTTGTGGcccgtgcatgtgtgtgcgtgcgcgagTGAATCACCAGAGCATGCTTCTCCCCCCCCACGCAGGTCTGCAGTTTCATTTCTCCAGCAGAGAGAAGTTGGCGGGATTATCTCTCAGAAAAGCCCCCTATAACTGACATCCCTTACAACCAAAGTCCATACACCTCTCGATGGGATACAGGTACACTATAGATGTCTCTCAATGTTGGTGCAGAGAGGATGTTCTGAATGATCAATtctttgtgtgctgtgtttagaTAAAGCACAATCAATTATGTTAATGTAGAATggctgtttctctgtttctccgCCCAGGATACCAGTTCAGTGGCTCCTTCTATAGCTGCAGTGCATCAGAGCCTCTGCCATCTGCCTTTACACTAGATGCCAGCATGAAGTCAGCAGAGGCCATGGCCCTATCAGGTACAAATGCATAAATGCACGTTTGCATTAAGAATGTCCTGACCAGTTTTCTTTGTCATGTGTAGCCTAAAAGCAACCCTTATACAACAGAATGCAAGAATGCAGGTGTATTTACTTTCACAGATGCTCTATTATTCCTAATATCTAACACATTTTTGTCAAAATTCCAACATTGCAAGAAGTATTAATTAAAACAACATGAGCAAGATTTTCATTTTGCCCTTCAGCAAGGGCAAGCTTATTTAAATGTTTGCACCTGCTACCCTTACCTCCCATGTGGAATTACCCATGTATAGCTAGCTCACAGTTAATGTGGTTGCAGACCTGATGCTAAAGCCCTTGACTGATTCATATTGAGCAATAGATGAACATTTTTGAAATGTATACTAACAATATAACTCATGGTGATATAAAGTATAATTGCTGAAACATTCTGAGAACTTCATTATTGTGAGTAGAAACACATCTGAATAGGGAGGATGGGAATACATGTGTAGGAGctaaggaggaggaagaaatcTCAGGCATCTTTATGCCAAACTCCAATTATTATTAAACTGGTACACCCTAAGCATGTTTTGCGATTTTGGAAGCACATTTTTGGGGGGAACACTCAAAGAAGCATTAACTTTAACAGTTAGCTTCACTTAAGTTCCACCAAAAAAATGGCTGACTATAAATTTATAGGCCAGGGATATCCTAGAGTACCCACCTATTTAATAACATGACGTTGGTCTTCATTCATCTGCAGCTCTCACTTGCCCTTTGGATAGGACAAGACCTCTGAAACTCATGAAACGAACACATGCTAAATTTTGATCTTCTGTTCTTCTCTTTCCTGGTTAGATTATCGGCTCCATGTGGCTATATATTTCCGGGATGTCCTTCTGCGGGAGGTGACTGTGAACAGTCTAGAAGGTTGTATTCTGGGTGTGAGCAAAGATGGTTTGCCATATGGAGCACCTCAAGGTCCAGAGCTTATAGAGCTTCCACAGATTGAACACAGCTCTCTGGAACATGGGGTTCTGCTGTGGATGCTACCAGATGGGCTGTATGCTCGCCGCTGTTGCCCCTGCAGGGTGTACTGGGAGGGAGGCCAAACTTCACCCAACAACAAACCCAGCAAACTACAGAGAAATCAAAACTGCAAACTGCTGGATACTCAGCAATTCATCACAGGTAAGAGTGAATATCAGATGATAAGACTCTAATCTTGACCAGGAATTGCATTCCTTAAGCTTTTTTATACTCATTTCCTTTTAATTAACTACTCTGCGGTttgctctttaaaaaaaaaaaaaaaaaactgctgggGTGTATTTCTCTCATCTTTAGTTACAAAGCAAGTAGCCACATAAATCAGCTAAAAGGCCACAGATCATTCTTTTTCTGTGAATTCACACTGATAAAAGACCACCAGGGAAATTATGTCCAATTATTACAGTAAATAAGGTCACTGAGACTTACAGTAAATATTGCACCAAAGCACACTCAGGATACAATGCACCACAACAGATAGTCTCTGAGCTACAGCGGCCACCCACCTCTCACGTCACACTTAACTGGTTTGCAGCATATttgcatacatgcacacaggaCTTTCCAGGATGTGATTAGTGCACAGATATTCCCCATCATGACTCCATCAAATGACTTCTTGTAAGACAGATGGCGATCAGGGCAGAAAGTGTGAGCTACTTGTATGATATTATAATTACAGTTGACCaggtaatttttttaaatgaatgagctgttaccgTAATGCTACTCTGGCTTGTGGGGAAAAACCTCCACCACATTATACCATGAATAAATGAGAAAACAGGTCCAcctatttttaatgattaacaTGATTTGTTGCTGTGTTAGGTATAactagattttcttttttggtgggattattttagattatttatcTGTAACAAATTTATGATCAAATGCGGTTTTCCTTCATTCTCAGAGTTACAGAGTTATGCTCGGCACATACGTCCTTTACCCATGTCTCAAGTGCTCCTGTACTTTGAGGAAGACAGCACAGACTCACGAAGGACCCTTACTGTCCAGgtaaaatatttctgaaatatgACCTTTCATCTTCTTTTAAATTGTTGACCATTCACTATTGAGCTCTAACTCACCATTAAATCAAATGACCATTTATCTTTATATCAGCCCCTTAAAACTGACAAAACACTAAGACATGCTTTAGACTTGATTTGGGTTTGGATGTACACTGTGTTAAGTCAAAATCCACTTTCCGTTCTAGGTGGAGCCTCTGTTTGCTCGCCAGCTTCTCTTCTTCACCCACCAGAGCAGCATGAACTACATACGCAACCACAACCTTTCACCTCTGAGCCCAGAACACACAATTCCACCAAGTCAGGACTTCCACAGAGTCATCAGCCATCACCACAGCAACAGCCTGTAAAATTTAGCTTCACCTGGGAAACCTTACATTGGGCAAGTCGAACTGAAGCCCAGACAAGGATGGACACAACAAATGCACCCTGACTCATGTGTGACACTGACAGAATATCAACATTACCAGCTATTTTTCAAACAGATGGACTTTTACTTGCAGAATGGACAAAACAAATCACACTTATTTCACAGACATGTCTGATGAGCCCTTCACATTCTTTTTCTTATATGTTGAATGTttgtacttgtttttttttgttgttttttttgttgtttttttatacaacttCACAGAAAGTTAAAAGAAAGTTAAAAGAAAGttaaaagaaattattaaaatCGTCAAAACCAAAGCCTAGCTTCATTGTGGTCTATATATACGTATGTACTTCCACATGCCTTGCTGGATGTTAGCAT comes from Hemibagrus wyckioides isolate EC202008001 linkage group LG25, SWU_Hwy_1.0, whole genome shotgun sequence and encodes:
- the irf4b gene encoding interferon regulatory factor 4, with amino-acid sequence MCSDGERAALGSSGNGKLRQWLIDQVDTGKYPGLVWENEEKSVFRIPWKHAGKQDYNRDEDAALFKAWALFKGKYREGIDKPDPPTWKTRLRCALNKSNDFEELLERSQLDISDPYKVYRIVPEGAKKASRSLEDTTSNPSPPSYPLHTSYPPIQSQVCSFISPAERSWRDYLSEKPPITDIPYNQSPYTSRWDTGYQFSGSFYSCSASEPLPSAFTLDASMKSAEAMALSDYRLHVAIYFRDVLLREVTVNSLEGCILGVSKDGLPYGAPQGPELIELPQIEHSSLEHGVLLWMLPDGLYARRCCPCRVYWEGGQTSPNNKPSKLQRNQNCKLLDTQQFITELQSYARHIRPLPMSQVLLYFEEDSTDSRRTLTVQVEPLFARQLLFFTHQSSMNYIRNHNLSPLSPEHTIPPSQDFHRVISHHHSNSL
- the LOC131346251 gene encoding syntaxin-11-like, whose protein sequence is MRDRLSHLQTLSASRSNLEEQEYAESVSDSFSNVELEDEFHQQAIVFDNNEMDAVFDEAQATRREIQLIHLDVKRLREQNTRILSEPTRTSTVKRDSNAIAADIKSRGEDLLKRLHEMDSHAKELEEEHGINSAVARIARTQYAGLSNSFRNVMMEYNEAEMNHKETCKTHIQRQMEIVGREVTGEEIEEMLENGQWNIFSDNILTEGKTARSALSQIESRHRDLLELENRLKSIHEVFLDVAMLVEDQGPMIDYIFTNVQKTDAKLEEVLIRLDRAKRHDKNNPFKRMFCSCFPCYK